The Thermodesulfobacterium sp. TA1 sequence GATAGGAAGTGGAATAGTAATTACCGGTGGTTCTTCTCTTATTCCTGGTTTAGTTTATTTGGCAGACCAGATGTTTGACCTCCCAGCAAGGATAGGTTATCCTATAAGACTTGCAGGACTTACAGAGGAAGTTTCTCATCCCCAATTTTCTACTGCAGTAGGTATGCTTCTTTATGCCTATAATTATGGAGAAAAAACGGAACCAACAGAAAAGGAAGAAGGATTTTTAGAAAAATTAAAAAAAATATACAAAAAATTTTTAAAAGGAGGATAACATGGGTATCTCTTTTGAGCTCTTAGATGAAGAAGTGAAGGTTCAACCTAACATTAAGGTAGTGGGAGTAGGTGGAGCTGGTGGCAATGCTATCGCTAACATGATTAGAAATAAACTTGTAGGGGTAGAATTTGTAGTGGCTAACACAGACTACAGGGTCCTTGAATTAAACCCAGCCCCGATTAAAATTCAATTGGGGAAAAAACTTACTAAAGGACTGGGAGCAGGTGGAAAGCCAGAAGTAGGTAGACAAGCAGCCGAGGAGAGCGAAAAAGAGATAAGAGATGTGTTAAAAGATGCAGACATGGTTTTTATAGCTGCAGGTATGGGAGGAGGTACAGGAACCGGTGCAGCTCCCGTGATAGCCAACATTTGTAAAGACCTTGGAATCCTAACAGTAGCGGTAGTAACCAAACCTTTCACTTTTGAAGGAAGACACAGGATAAAATTGGCTGAACAAGGCTTAGAAGAACTCTCCAAGTTTGTAGATACCTTGATTACTATTCCAAACGACCGTTTACTTACCCTTGGGTCTCCACAAGAAAGATTGTCGGATATGTTTAAAAAAGCAGACGATGTATTATATTATGCTGTAAGAGGTATTTCAGACCTTATTCTTTCTCCAGGTTATATCAACCTGGACTTTGCAGACGTTAAGGCAGTGATGAGTGAAAGTGGAGGTATGGCTTTGATGGGAATGGGAGAGGCTGTAGGAGATTCTAGGGCAGAAATCGCTACTCAGATGGCAGTTTATAGTCCTCTTTTAGATGACCTTACCCTTTCAGGTGCTAAAGGTGTATTACTTAATATAAGCGGACATTCTGAAACTTTGACTATTCAAGAAACTCAATTTATAACCACCATGATAGCCAAAGAGCTTCATCCAGACGCTAAAGTATATTGGGGTGTAGTTTTTGATGAATCCTTAGGAGATGCTTTAAGGGTTACGGTGATTGCTACAGGCCTTGAATCATCCAAAAAAGAAGAAAAAAACGGCAAAGTAGTAACCATAGAAGAGGGATTAAGAAGGAGAGAAGGCAAAGAAAAGTTTAATAAGATAGAGGAATATTCTTTAGAAGAGGAAGAAGTACTTGATATACCTACCTTTCTTAGAAGAAACGCAGATTAACGATTAAGATTAATTAGAGGGGGACTATGAAAGAGATAGCCACTTTTGATGACCCTGTTAGAAAACAACCCCTCACTTTAGCTATCTTTGATTTAGAAGAAATCCATAGACCACCTTTTCAGCGGGATATCTCAGAAAGTTTAAAAAAACATTTAGAGATGGCTATAGAAAAGTTAGGGTTTTTAACACCGATAGTAGTGGTAAATAAAAACGGAAAATATTATGTCGTTGACGGACAGCATCGTTTAGAGGCGATGAAGGACATAGGTGCAAGAGAGATAGTGGGAATAATCGTAGATGAAAGCCTTTATCATCATATTTTAGAATTTAACACCGAAAAGCCCCCAAACGTTAAAGAAAAGTCAAAACAAGCCTATCGATTGTATCAAGACCTGCTTAAAGAAGATGAAAATTTGATAGAAGAAGAGCTGTTTACCTATTTTAAAGACCCGATGTTTATTACTTTTGGTTTTGCTATAGAAGAGTTTGACCCAAAGTTTCCAGCCAGTTTTTATGAAAGTTTTGTGTCTAAAATAGACGAGTTTTTGAGAAAACCATTAAAAGAGTCAGCAGAAGAAAGAAGAAAGAGGGCGAAAGCTTTGATAGAGCTTAACCAAGTGGTTAATCAGAAATATGCAGAGTTTGGTTGGGATAACGCTCTTCTTAAAGGAGAGATCGTTAGAAAGGCAGTACAAAAAGCCTTTGGTGTAAGGGTAAGAACTATTGAAGAAGAGTTTTATTCAGCTATAAAATTGGTAAAACAGGCTTGCGAAAGCCTGACTCCACAAGATTTTGGAGAGGAAGAATGATGGAATTAGAATATCCTTTGGATTATAAGCCCATTTTAAGGTATGTAGATGTAATACCTGCTGAGCACGAAGGTCAACCGGTATTTTTTTTAAGAGACCCTTTAGGTTTTATAGATGAATTGGTAGTAGTGCCTCAATATCTTGCTTTTTTGCTTGCCTTGATGAACGGACAAAACGACCTAAGAGACTTACAGTCTGAAGCAACCAAACAGTTTGGTCAGATGGTACCTTTAGAAGAAGTAGTAAAAATAGTTAAATTTTTAGATGAGAAAGGTCTTTTATGGTCTAAAACCTTTGAAGAAATCAAAGAAAAAGCTTATTCTAAATGGTTTTCTTATCCTTTTAGGGCTATGGCTCATGCTAATTCAGCCTATCCTTTATCTGCAGCCGAGGCAAAATTTTTTGTTGAAGACATCCTAAAACTTGGTTCTTCTGAGTCTGCCAATCCCCCTAAAATTTTGATAGCCCCTCATATAGACATAAAAGCAGCTGCTAGATCTTATGCTGAAAGTTATAACAGGTTTAAATTACCTCCTGGGGCTAGAATAATAATTTTAGGGGTAGGACATCATTTAGACCTTCCTTTTTCTGTGCTTACTAAAGACATAGCTACTCCTTTTGGGTTGATAAAAAACGATAGGGGAGGCTTATTTTTTTTAACTAATTCTAAAAAGATAGAGGTTTTCCCTGACCACATAGCCCATCGGTTAGAACATTCTATAGAATTTCAAGCCCTGTTTTTGCATTATCTTTTAAAAGACCAGTTTATGGTTTTACCTGTTTTAGTAGGTCCTATGCCTACTCTTTTTGAAAATCCAGAACTTACAAATAGGTTTGTCGAGGGTTTAGCCCAGTTGATGGAAGATGAACATACCTATTTGGTTTTAGGTATAGATTTTTGTCATCTCGGATTAAGATATGGAGACCCCTTTGAGGTTTCTGAAGAACATGCCCAAATAGCCTTAGAAAACGATAAAGCCTTGTTACAACTTACTTTTGATGGAACCAAAGAGGAGTTTTTAGAAAAAGCTAAACAAACCTTACCTTTAAAAGTATGCGGTCTTTCTACTCTTTATCTTACTAAACTTATCATGGAAAAATTAGGGGCTAAAGGAAAATTAGACCTATACCATCAGGAGTTTGTTCCTTTTGGTCAGGGCTCGGCAGTTTCTGTATCCTCTGCAGGATATGTAGTTTAAATTAATTGGGCAAAGAGCTTTTTTATTTTTTGATGGTCTTTTATTCCAGGGGAGGCTTCTATTCCTGAAGAAAGGTCTATGGCATAAGGACATACGGTTAAAATAGCTTCTTTTACGTTTTCTGGGTTTAAGCCTCCTGCTAAAAAGACTTTATAACCTTGGTCGACAAGAATCTTAGCTAAACTCCAGTTAAAGGTTTGACCTGTTCCTCCAGGTATCCCCTTTACAAACGTATCGGTAAGAATGGCATAAGCTTTTTTCCAAGGTAAAACCTTTTCTGGTTCTATTTTATCTTTAACTCTAAAGGCCTTTATTACTCTTGTAAGCCCTATTTTTTGAGCAAATTCAACCGTTTCCTCTCCGTGAAGCTGAATTAAATCTATCCCAATGTCTAAGGCCTTTTTTACCTCTTCGTAATTAGGATTAACAAATACCCCTACTTTTTTAATCCCTACTCTTACACAACCCAAAAGTTGGTCTATATTTTCTCCTACATACCTTGGGGACCGAGGATAAAACACAAAACCTATATAATCTACCGGAAATTGATTTAAAAACAAAACATCCTCTTTACGGGTTAAACCACAGATTTTTATTTTGGGTTTCATCAAAGTCTTTATTTTAAAGGGGGCCTGTCAAAATAGATGTTCTTTCCTTTTACACTTAAGGGTATTCCCATGATTACGTTCCCTTTAATCAGGTTTAATCTTTTAGCTGCTACGCCTATGGTATACATGATCCGATTGTCTACACAAAGGTCTTTAGCCTTAGCCACAGCTGAACCTAAAGCAATTCCCATGTCTAAAAGTTTTATTCCGCAAACAGGCCCATCAAAATCAAGCTGACTTTTTTCTTGTTTCATCAATTCCTCGCATTTAAATCCGCAGATTCCACAGTCCATCCCTAAGGGTTTAGTAAAATTAAGGGCTATCAAGATAATCGCTTCCGAATTTCTTACATTGTCAGCATCTCTTTTAAAAAACTTAAAGGCTGCACCTTTTTCTTCAGCGATTTTTTCCATCTCTTGGGCCAGTTTTTCTTTTTCTGCGGGGTCGGTAATCAAACCAAAAACTAAGTCATCTACCCCCTTGGCTTTAGGAGCGGTGCGTGCTGCCACCAGTATTTGTTTAGCTAAAGCTTCTATTATTTCTAACTCTGGATTAAGCTTCATCTTCCCTCCTCCTGCAATTTTTATGTTAAGGTTTGTTTAACACATTTTGTTTTGTATAATAAAACAAAAGCTTATAAGTTAGAGAGGGACAGGGACTCCATTTTTGGTAGGCCTTTGAGCCTCTTAAGGAGTATGTCCCTCTGTCCCTCAACACCCGATAAGTTGGTTGGGCTACCAAAGCCCCAGCTACTCGGGAGGATGGTGTGAGGGACAAAAATCTTAAAAAGGAGGTAGCATCATGACCCATTACATCGGTGTTGACATTTCTAAAGATAACTTCCACTTCTGCATCCTTAACCATGAAGCTAAAACCCTCTCCTCCGGCAAACTCTCTATGTCTCTTCAAGGCTTCTCTGATTTCTTTAACCTTCTCAAAACCCTCTCTGACCCTATCGTTGTTATGGAATCCTCTGGTAGGTTCCACATCCCCCTTTACTGCTTCCTCGTTGAAAAAGATATCCAAACCTTCATCCTTAACCCTAAAATCGTCCACAGATTCTTTGAATTTATCTCCGCTAACAACCCCTCTAAATACGACACAAAAGATGCCAAAATCCTTGCACTCTTCGCTCTTAATAACCCTGAATTCCTTAAATCCTATCCTGAAAACTCTGAACTCCGTAGTGCTTCTCGTCTTATCCAAAAACTTAAACATGAACTTGCTGAAGCTAAAACTCAAATCAAATACGCCCTCACTGTTCTTTTCCCAGAAGCTGAAAAGCACTTTAATATTTACTCCCACTCCTTCCTTAACATACTCCTTAAATTCCCCTCTGCTAAAACCCTTAAAAAAGCTAAACCAAATGAAATTTCCGAAATTATTAAATCCTCTGTTCCTAAAGGTAAAACCCCTTCCTTTTCTCCCGATGAAGTCATAAACCTTGCTAAAAACTCTATCGGGGTTGACAATCCTTATCTCTCTCAAACTCTTATCATCTACATCGAAAAACTCTTTTTCCTTGAGCCAAGAATAAAAAAGCTTGAAGAGATGCTTGTAGAGAAAATGGATGAAGACCAGCAAGAACAAATTAAGCTCATTTCCTCTATAAAAGGTATTTCCTCTAAACTTGCAAGTCTCTTTTTGGCTGAAATCAGAGACGTAAAAAGATTTTCTAATGCCAAAAAGCTCATAAAGTTTGCGGGCACAGACCCAGTAACAAAACAATCTGGTAAGTATAAAGCTAAGATGAGCATATCTAAGCAAGGGTCGAGCTTTCTCAGAAATGTTCTTTTCCAGATGGCGGTAGGTGTAGTAAAATGGAATTTTTACTTCAGATCCTATTTTATACGTAAGAAGAAAAACTTTGGCAGTTATAAGAAAGCTATGATAGCAGTTGTAAACAAACTTATAAGAGTTATCTATGCAATTTGTAGAAAAAAAACTTTCTTTAATCCTGCTTTTTCTAAGTTCCCTGTTCTGGAGGTCTCTCATGTTTAATTCCTATTTTCTGATAGTTGACTCCTTGAGGATTAATTTTATCCAGATGTCTGAGTTTGTAGACTTTTTAAAACATAATATATAGCCGAAAAATCTTTATCTTTTAACCCTAAATTAATCCCAATTCTGTATAGTTCTTTTACCAAAGCTCCTTCTAAGGCTATTCCTGAAAAGGTTTTAAAAAGTTCTTCAGCGTAGTTTAAGTCTTTTATCAAGTTTTCCAAAGAAAAATGAGGGATGAAGTTTTCTTTTAGCAGGGCTTCTTTTTTAACCTTTAACACATAAGAATTTCCCGCCCCGTTTTCTAATATGTTTAAAAGTTCTTCTTTGTTAAACCCTATGTTTTCTCCTAAAACTATGGCAGAAGCTAAAGCCTCCATAATCAAGGCTAAAAGATAGTTGTTGATTAGTTTAGCTTTGGTAGCTTTACCAGGTGTTTGGAGATAAAAACACCGTTGGGATAAGATTTGTAAAAGAGGTTTAACCTTTTCAAAAACTTTTTCTTCTCCACTTATAAGAAGGGTAAGCTGTCCTTTTTCTGCTGGGATAACGCTTCCTAAAACAGGACACTCTAAATAAAAACCTCCTTTTTCTTTTAAAAAACGATGAAATTCTAAAACCTTAGAGAGGCAATTGGTAGAGGTATCTATGATAATTTTATCTTTTAGATATGGAGACATTTGGGTCAAAAGGTCTTCAACTGCTTGACTATCTTTAACACATAAGAAAATAGTCTCCTCTTTATCTATAAGCTCTTCCAAGGTTTCTACATAAGGTAACCCAGAAACTTTAGCTTTTTCTAAAGACCGGTTCCAAACCGTAACTTTTACCCCCTGAGAAGAAAGCCTTTTTACCATAGCTTGTCCTAAAAGTCCTAATCCTACAAACCCTACTTCCATGTTTAAACTCTCCAAGAGGTTATAAAATCAAAAAAATCCATGTTGTTTGAGAAACTCTATAGAAAGTTGAGAACTTTTTTCTGCCTTTTTTAGATAGGGAGAAAGCCATTTGTGCACCATTTTAGCTATCATATCTATCTCTATATTAATCAAATCTCCGGGCTTTAGGCGTTTTAAAGTAGTTACCTGATAAGTATGAGGGATAATCATAAGCTCAAAGGAATTTTCTATTACTTTGTTTATAGTAAGACTAATCCCGTCTACAGCAATAGACCCTTTTTCTATTAAATAAACCGCCAAAGTCTCAGGTATTTCTATCAAAAATCTGTAAAACTCTCCTAAAGGATTGACGGTTAAAACTTTACCTATGCCGTCTACATGGCCGGAAACAAGGTGTCCTCCTAACCTATCTCCTAAGCGGAGGGATCGTTCTAAATTAACCCAGTCTCCTTGTCTTTTGTATTTAAAGGTGGTTCGGTTTAAGGTCTCTGGAGAAACATGGGCTTTAAAGGTTTTATCTTTGACTTCGATAGCAGTTAAACATACCCCGTTTACCGCAATGCTATCGCCTATTTTAACATCGGTTATATCAAAAGGGGGTTGAATTTCGATAGTAAGCCCTCCCTTCTCAGGGAGAAGGGAGGTAATCTTACCTTCTCCTTCTATTAGTCCGGTAAACAAGTTTTAGGTTCCCTCTTCCCAAGAGGTAAGATATTTTTGTTGTTCTGGGGTAAGGGTATCTATTTTAATACCCATGGCTTCCAGTTTAAGTCTGGCAACCTCTTTGTCGATTTCCTCTGGCACAGAATAAACTGTTTTCTGAAGATTATGATGGTTCTTGACGATATATTCTACAGACAATGCCTGATTGGCAAAACTCATGTCCATTACCCCTGAAGGATGGCCTTCAGCAGAGGCTAAGTTTACCAACCTTCCTTGAGAAAGGACATAAATTCTTTTTCCATTGATTAAGGTGTATTCTTCTACCTCTTTTCTGACGGTTCTTATTTGGTTGGAGATTTCTTTTAATGAGTTAAGGTCTATTTCTACGTCAAAATGGCCTGAATTGCAGACGATGGCTCCGTCTTTCATTTTTAAGAAATGTTCCTTTCGTATTACCGATTTATTGCCTGTAACCGTACAGAAAAAATCTCCTATTTCAGCGGCTTCATCTAAAGGCATTACCAAATAGCCTTCCATCACAGCTTCTAAAGCTTTAAGTGGGTCTACTTCTGTCACCACTACCCTTGCCCCCATTCCTCTGGCTCTCATGGCAAGTCCTTTTCCGCACCAACCAAAACCACAAACCACAAAAACAGCTCCCGCAAGCAGTCGATTGGTAGCCCTCAAAATCCCGTCGAGGGTTGACTGTCCTGTGCCATAACGATTATCAAACAGGTGTTTTGTTAAGGCATCGTTTACTGCAATAATGGGGTATTTGAGAAGACCATCTTTAGCCATAGCTTTAAGTCTGATAACTCCGGTGGTGGTTTCTTCTGTACCTCCCCAAACTTTTTCAGCTTGGTCTTGTCTTTCTTTGTGAAGAGTGCTTACCAGGTCTGCACCATCGTCTATGGTAATTTGAGGGTTTTGGTTAAGCACTGCGTTTATGTGAGAGTAATAAGTATCTCTATCTTCGCCTCTGATAGCAAAGACAGGAATTTCAAAATATTTTACTAAGGCAGCAGCTACTTCATCTTTGGTAGAAAGAGGGTTAGAAGCACATAAAAACACCTCAGCTCCGCCTTCTTTTAAAGTCCTTACCAAATTAGCGGTTTCTGTGGTTACATGTAAGCATGCACCTATTCTGACCCCTTTTAAGGGTTTTTCTTTGGCAAACCTTTCTCTTATCTGCCTTAAAACAGGCATGTCCATTTCAGCCCATTCTATAAGCCTTAGTCCTTCGTCTGCTAAACTTAGGTCTTTCACATGATATTCCATCAGCAGTTATCCTCCTTAAATCAGTTATTTATCAAAACCAGCAAGTTCTTTAATCTTTTCTACCATATCTAATTTTTCCCAAGTAAACTCAGGCTCATTTCTACCGAAATGTCCATAACAAGCTGTTTTTCTAAAAATAGGCCTTCTTAGGTTAAGGTATTCTATCATGTGCTTAGGCCTAAAATTAAAAAGGGTATTGATGATGTCTAAAATTTTTTCTACAGGAATGTTTTCAGTTCCATAAGTGTTGACGTTTATCGCTAAAGGTTCTGGTACACCTATGGCGTAAGCTACCTGTACTTCAAGTTCCTTAGCTACTCCCGCTGCTACCAAATTTTTAGCTACATATCTTCCGTAATAAGAAGGTGTTCTGTCTACTTTTGTTGGGTCTTTTCCAGAAAAAGCACCTCCTCCATGATGCCCTCTTCCCCCGTAGGTGTCTACAATGATTTTTCTTCCTGTCATACCACAGTCAGCTAAAGGTCCTCCTATTACAAACCTTCCTGTTCCGTTTATGATGATTTTGGTATCTGGTCTTAAATGTTCGGGGACTATAACTTTTTTGATTACTTCTTCTGTAATGGCTTCTCTCAATTCTTTTAAAGTAACCGTAGGGTCATGCTGGGCTGCGATAACGATAGTGTGTACGTCTACCGGTTTTCTCGCTTCATACCGGACAGTTACCTGAGTTTTACCGTCTGGCCTTAAAAAGGGAAGAATGCCTTTTTTTCTTACTTCAGCAAGCCTCATGGCCAATCTATGGGCATACCAAATAGGCATAGGCATGAAATCAGGTGTTTCGTCACAAGCATACCCAAACATAAGTCCTTGGTCTCCGGCGCCTATCTCTCCGTCTCTGTCAACTCCCATAGCAATGTCTGGGCTTTGTCTATCTATACTAATAAGTACCGCACAGGTCTGGTAGTCAAAACCTAAGTCAGAATGGTTATATCCTATCTCTTTTACTACCCCACGGGCTATGGTAGGATAGTCAATCCGAGCTTCAGTAGTAATCTCCCCAGCAATAAGTATCATACCTGTGTTTACTAAGGTTTCGCAAGCTACCCTAGCATAGGGATCTTTTTCTAAGATAGCGTCTAAAATAGCGTCTGAAATTTGATCCGCTACCTTATCAGGATGGCCTTCGGTAACCGATTCAGAAGTAAACAAAAAGTTTTGTACAAGCATAGTATACCTCCTACATAAAGTGATTAACTTTGAAGAAAAATTTACTATATCTTTAAAATAAAGCAAGAATAAAGAAAAATTTTTTGATATTTTATTGAAAATTGCTGAAAAACTTCTAAAATAAAACTTCTAAAAAAACCTTAAAGGTTAAGCTATGTTTAAAAGTTAAGATGGGGTGAGAAGATGAAAGGTTCTGAAATAAGAGAGAAATTTTTACGATTTTTTAGGGAAAGAGGTCATGAGGTTGTCCCAAGCTCACCTTTAGTTCCTGTAGACGACCCAACCCTTCTTTTTACCAACGCAGGGATGGTTCAGTTTAAAAAGGTTTTTTTAGGAGAAGAGACTAGACCTTATAAGAGGGCTACTTCATGTCAGAAATGCATGAGGGCAGGAGGAAAACATAACGACCTGGAAAACGTAGGCTACACTGCAAGACACCATACCTTTTTTGAGATGCTGGGTAACTTTTCTTTTGGGGATTATTTTAAAAAGGAGGCCATAGCTTATGCTTGGGAATTTATTACTCAGGTTTTAGGGCTTCCTAAGGATAGAATATACGTTACTGTTTATAAAGAAGATGACGAGGCGGCAGATTTATGGAAGAGTATAACAGGATTTTCTGAAGATAGGATTATAAGACTTGGAGAAAAAGATAATTTTTGGATGATGGGAGATACCGGTCCTTGTGGGCCTTGCTCAGAAATCATCTTTGATCAAGGAGAGAGTTTTGGTTGTGGTTCCCCTCAATGTGGTCCTGGGTGTGATTGTGATCGTTTCCTGGAAATTTGGAATTTGGTTTTTATGCAGTATGAAAGAAACGAGAAGGGAGAATTAAAGCCCCTTCCCAAAGGTTGTATAGACACAGGTATGGGGCTTGAAAGAATAACCGCTGTCCTTCAAGGCTTATCTTCTAACTATGAGACTGACCTTTTTAAAGGAATTATGGATAAAATAGCCGAAATTACCGGGAGGGGTTTTAAAGACAGTAAGGACACTGAGGTAGCTTTTAGGGTTATAGCAGACCATATAAGAGCTGCTACCTTTCTCTTAGCTGAAGGAATAGTCCCTTCTAACGAAGGAAGAGGCTATGTTTTGAGAAGGGTCATCCGCAGGGCAGAGAGATTTGGTCGTCTTTTAGGTTTAAAAGAACCTTTTTTATATAAAATAGTTCCTGCAGTAGTATCAGAATATAATTCCGTCTATCCAGAGGTCTTACAAAACCAGGAGTTTGCAGAAAAGGTTATCAAGTTTGAAGAAGAAAAATTTTTAGAAACCCTGGAGGTGGGTCTTAACATCCTTGCAAGAGAAGTGGAGAAGCTTAAAGAAAAGGGAAGTAAGGTTATCCCTGGAGAACTTATTTTTAAACTATACGATACCTATGGTTTTCCTTATGATTTAGTAAGAGACTATGCTATAGGGATAGGTTTTAATTTAGATATTGAAGGGTTTGAGAAGTTAAGAGAAAAGGCAAGAGAGGAAAGCAGAAAAACCTGGAAAGGAACCCTTGAAAAACTGCCTGAAATTATAAAAGAAAAGGTAAAAGAGGGCTTGCAAACCCTTTTTATAGGGTATGATACCTTAGAAACTTCAGCCAAAATTTTAGTCTTAAAAGAAGACCAAGGGTTTTATTACCTAATTACTAACCTTACTCCTTTTTATCCAGAAGGCGGTGGTCAGGTTTATGACCAAGGATGGGTGATAGGTAAAGAGGGAAGGGCGCAGGTTTTAGAGGTCTATAAGGTAGGAGAACTTATCTACCATAAGATTAAGCCAGTTCAAGGAATGCTTAAAGAAAACGAAGAGGTTTGGTTAAAGGTAGATGCAGAAAGAAGAGCCCATATTGCCAGACATCATACAGCTACCCATCTCTTACATGCAGC is a genomic window containing:
- the alaS gene encoding alanine--tRNA ligase, with product MKGSEIREKFLRFFRERGHEVVPSSPLVPVDDPTLLFTNAGMVQFKKVFLGEETRPYKRATSCQKCMRAGGKHNDLENVGYTARHHTFFEMLGNFSFGDYFKKEAIAYAWEFITQVLGLPKDRIYVTVYKEDDEAADLWKSITGFSEDRIIRLGEKDNFWMMGDTGPCGPCSEIIFDQGESFGCGSPQCGPGCDCDRFLEIWNLVFMQYERNEKGELKPLPKGCIDTGMGLERITAVLQGLSSNYETDLFKGIMDKIAEITGRGFKDSKDTEVAFRVIADHIRAATFLLAEGIVPSNEGRGYVLRRVIRRAERFGRLLGLKEPFLYKIVPAVVSEYNSVYPEVLQNQEFAEKVIKFEEEKFLETLEVGLNILAREVEKLKEKGSKVIPGELIFKLYDTYGFPYDLVRDYAIGIGFNLDIEGFEKLREKAREESRKTWKGTLEKLPEIIKEKVKEGLQTLFIGYDTLETSAKILVLKEDQGFYYLITNLTPFYPEGGGQVYDQGWVIGKEGRAQVLEVYKVGELIYHKIKPVQGMLKENEEVWLKVDAERRAHIARHHTATHLLHAALRKVIGSHVKQAGSLVEEERLRFDFTHFSGLTQEEITQVEELINRWVLENHPIEFMWVSREEAEAMGAIALFEEKYQDIVRVVKIDEISMELCGGTHVKHTGDIGLVKIVSESSVASGIRRIEAVAGMKAYQWVKNQEKRITTLADLLKTSPKELEKKIEGLLKLIDEQEKELRRLKSFDLKQDLEKKLSEVEEVGGIKILVTSFKTEKMEDLREIGDWFKNKLGSCVVLLIGEKEKGALALCMVTKDLGEKYPASKIFKVLQPFGLKGGGKELLAQGSFNEIPDINQIKAEIKKEVLK